A genomic segment from Actinomadura hallensis encodes:
- a CDS encoding zinc-binding dehydrogenase, translated as MKALVQTGFGGPEVVSLRHIADPVPGPRDVLVRVRACALNRLDVLQRRGPALLPGFRLPHIAGMDVAGHVEAVGDEVRGHAPGDRVVIDPTLGCGTCPRCRAGDRGHCPGVRVIGGNVAGGFAEYVVVPARLAHHVPAHVDLADAASLPSAWSAAWHATLTVGEVAAGETVLVQAAASGVSIAAVQLAKRAGARVVAVAGSDAKLALAGELGADLLLHNDADVVAAVRRFTGGEGADVALDHVGAATWRTSLDSLRVGGRLVTFGNTTGDEVVISLAGVYHRGLRLLGSGAYTEAEFAAMLDAYFGGGLRTVRQAEFGLDESPAAFAAAESRTSIGKVLVRP; from the coding sequence GTGAAGGCGCTGGTCCAGACGGGATTCGGTGGCCCGGAGGTGGTGTCGCTGCGGCACATCGCCGACCCGGTCCCCGGTCCCCGTGACGTGCTCGTCCGGGTACGGGCCTGCGCGCTGAACCGGCTCGACGTCCTCCAGCGCCGGGGCCCCGCGCTCCTGCCCGGCTTCCGCCTCCCGCACATCGCCGGCATGGACGTGGCCGGTCACGTCGAGGCGGTCGGCGACGAGGTGCGCGGGCACGCCCCCGGCGACCGCGTGGTCATCGACCCGACGCTCGGCTGCGGGACGTGCCCCCGCTGCCGCGCCGGGGACCGCGGGCACTGCCCCGGCGTCCGGGTGATCGGCGGGAACGTCGCCGGGGGCTTCGCCGAGTACGTGGTCGTTCCCGCCCGCCTCGCCCACCACGTCCCGGCGCACGTCGACCTCGCCGACGCCGCCTCGCTGCCGTCGGCGTGGAGCGCCGCCTGGCACGCCACCCTCACCGTGGGCGAGGTCGCCGCCGGGGAGACCGTGCTGGTGCAGGCCGCCGCGAGCGGGGTCAGCATCGCCGCGGTGCAGCTCGCCAAGCGGGCCGGGGCGCGGGTCGTCGCGGTCGCGGGCAGCGACGCCAAGCTCGCGCTCGCCGGCGAGCTGGGCGCCGACCTGCTGCTGCACAACGACGCCGACGTCGTCGCGGCCGTGCGCCGCTTCACCGGCGGCGAGGGCGCCGACGTCGCGCTCGACCACGTGGGCGCGGCGACCTGGCGGACCTCGCTGGACAGCCTGCGCGTCGGCGGGCGCCTGGTGACGTTCGGCAACACCACCGGCGACGAGGTCGTGATCTCCCTCGCCGGCGTCTACCACCGCGGGCTGCGGCTGCTCGGCTCGGGCGCCTACACCGAGGCGGAGTTCGCCGCGATGCTGGACGCCTACTTCGGCGGCGGCCTGCGCACCGTCCGGCAGGCCGAGTTCGGGCTGGACGAGTCGCCCGCCGCGTTCGCCGCCGCCGAGTCGCGGACGTCCATCGGCAAGGTCCTGGTACGGCCATGA
- a CDS encoding sulfite exporter TauE/SafE family protein, with the protein MDVLDAIAVLAAGIAAGAINAIVGSGSLITFPTLLALGYPPVVANVSNNLGLVTGNVSGAYGYRRELRDQRGRVLKLGVASFIGAVTGGLLLLSLPPEAFAVIVPGLIMIALVLVVVQPRLQGWMRARRDGNGRHRPDGSALLWIGVLGSGVYGGYFGAAQGIVLIAMLGIALDDDLQRLNGLKNAMASVVNGTAALLFILMWLLGRTEISWWAVLMIAMGSTIGGLLGAKLARRIPANLLRAVIVLVGLAAIVQLLSG; encoded by the coding sequence TTGGACGTCCTCGACGCGATCGCGGTGCTCGCCGCCGGGATCGCCGCCGGCGCGATCAACGCCATCGTCGGCTCCGGCTCCCTGATCACCTTCCCGACCCTGCTCGCGCTCGGGTACCCGCCCGTCGTCGCGAACGTCTCGAACAACCTCGGCCTGGTGACGGGCAACGTCAGCGGCGCCTACGGGTACCGCAGGGAGCTGCGGGACCAGCGCGGCCGGGTGCTGAAACTGGGCGTCGCGTCGTTCATCGGCGCGGTCACGGGCGGGCTCCTGCTGCTGTCGCTGCCGCCCGAGGCGTTCGCCGTCATCGTCCCCGGCCTCATCATGATCGCGCTGGTCCTGGTGGTGGTGCAGCCGAGGCTCCAGGGATGGATGCGGGCGCGCCGCGACGGGAACGGGCGGCACCGGCCGGACGGCAGCGCCCTGCTGTGGATCGGCGTCCTCGGCTCCGGGGTGTACGGCGGCTACTTCGGCGCCGCCCAGGGCATCGTGCTGATCGCGATGCTGGGGATCGCGCTGGACGACGACCTGCAGCGGCTGAACGGCCTGAAGAACGCCATGGCGTCGGTGGTGAACGGCACCGCCGCGCTGCTGTTCATCCTCATGTGGCTGCTCGGCCGGACCGAGATCTCCTGGTGGGCGGTCCTGATGATCGCGATGGGCTCGACGATCGGGGGGCTGCTGGGCGCGAAGCTGGCCCGGCGGATCCCGGCGAACCTGCTGCGCGCCGTGATCGTGCTGGTGGGGCTGGCCGCGATCGTGCAGCTGCTGTCCGGCTGA
- a CDS encoding RDD family protein, which yields MGNPYDPYGQQPGYGQQQPGYGQQPPAQPGYGQQPGQPGYGQPPAQPGYGQQPPAQPGYGQPPAQPGYGQPPAQPGYGAPPGSPPAQAGYQEVHHHHYGSTGQLAEWGSRAGGYIIDYLIAGAPFFVLYLIGAMLSSSGSGGAAAIGALFVLIGAAVYFGLLLWIIYQEGTTGQSIGKRQMGIRLVSAQTGQPIGFGMAFLRKIAHFLDGLVCYLGFLWPLWDDRKQTFADKVCNTIVVRN from the coding sequence GTGGGTAACCCCTACGACCCGTACGGTCAGCAGCCGGGCTACGGGCAGCAACAGCCCGGGTACGGCCAGCAGCCTCCGGCCCAGCCGGGGTACGGCCAGCAGCCCGGCCAGCCCGGCTACGGCCAGCCCCCGGCGCAGCCCGGGTACGGTCAGCAGCCTCCCGCCCAGCCGGGATACGGCCAGCCGCCCGCCCAGCCCGGGTACGGCCAGCCCCCGGCACAGCCCGGCTACGGTGCGCCGCCCGGCTCCCCGCCGGCCCAGGCCGGCTACCAGGAGGTGCACCACCACCACTACGGCTCGACCGGCCAGCTCGCCGAGTGGGGCTCGCGCGCCGGCGGCTACATCATCGACTACCTGATCGCCGGCGCCCCGTTCTTCGTGCTGTACCTGATCGGGGCCATGCTCAGCAGTTCCGGCAGCGGCGGCGCCGCCGCGATCGGCGCGCTGTTCGTCCTGATCGGAGCCGCGGTCTACTTCGGCCTCCTCCTGTGGATCATCTACCAGGAGGGCACCACGGGCCAGTCCATCGGCAAGCGGCAGATGGGCATCCGCCTGGTCAGCGCGCAGACCGGTCAGCCGATCGGCTTCGGCATGGCCTTCCTCCGGAAGATCGCCCACTTCCTCGACGGCCTGGTGTGCTACCTCGGCTTCCTCTGGCCGCTGTGGGACGACCGCAAGCAGACGTTCGCCGACAAGGTGTGCAACACCATCGTGGTCCGCAACTGA
- a CDS encoding cytochrome P450/oxidoreductase codes for MTHMTEQQMTQETTARQEKARPERFDHHSDECNADPVAYYAAYRESCPVGRTSAHGGFVYTTRYADVARIARDDDTFSSSREATGADGVAIVIPSGPGLEQYPIELDPPRSTGYRDLINPLLTPEAVDRLRPMIARHTARAVDAFIELGSADFVRDLTNPVPAAVTLDWLGFPEEDWARLAGPVHDIFAAPAGSERAQRGAQGLAYMERRIRELIRERRESPADDAVSELVAARNADGEPFTEDELVSVIGLLIAGGVDTTTSLTGSTLVHLSRNPDQRQRLIESPDLLERATEEFLRAFAPSQSMARTVRADTEVGGCPVRAGERVLIPWVAANHDPAVFPDPEEIRLDRDASRHLSFGIGSHRCAGAHLARAMFREMMTQVLTRLPDFRVLEDGLVAYPTSGNQRGWDAIPAVFTPGPRSTGTTVSAPPLGVAYDLTVTRAETVADDVLALTMARTDGEDVPAWEPGAHLELRLPSGRLRQYSLCGDPDDRAHYRIAVLRETDGRGGSEEVHALARDGVTFSVRGPRNHFPLVDAPSYLFLAGGIGVTPILAMVRAAARRGVDFRVVYGGRTRASMAFRDELAALAGDRLRLMPQDEAGIPDLKDVLAKEAGPDTAIYCCGPTGMIAAAERACDELGIRSRLHVERFTGDDSLEAAFDPALNTEFEVHLARTGATLRVPADRRLIEVVREAVPGLSYDCEKGYCGACETRVLAGEPEHRDSLLTEEERAEGRTMMICVGRCASSRLVLDL; via the coding sequence ATGACACACATGACAGAGCAGCAGATGACGCAGGAGACGACGGCACGGCAGGAGAAGGCACGGCCGGAACGGTTCGACCACCACTCCGACGAATGCAACGCCGACCCGGTCGCGTACTACGCCGCGTACCGGGAGAGCTGTCCCGTCGGGCGCACGTCCGCGCACGGCGGCTTCGTCTACACGACGCGGTACGCCGACGTGGCGCGCATCGCCCGTGACGACGACACCTTCTCCTCCTCCCGCGAGGCGACCGGCGCGGACGGCGTCGCGATCGTCATCCCCAGCGGGCCCGGCCTGGAGCAGTACCCGATCGAGCTGGACCCGCCCCGCTCCACCGGCTACCGCGACCTGATCAACCCGCTGCTCACCCCGGAGGCCGTCGACCGGCTCCGGCCGATGATCGCCCGGCACACCGCACGGGCCGTGGACGCGTTCATCGAGCTGGGCTCGGCCGACTTCGTCCGCGACCTCACCAACCCCGTCCCCGCCGCCGTCACCCTCGACTGGCTGGGCTTCCCCGAGGAGGACTGGGCGAGGCTCGCGGGTCCCGTGCACGACATCTTCGCCGCCCCGGCGGGCAGCGAACGCGCGCAGCGGGGCGCCCAGGGCCTCGCCTACATGGAGCGGCGCATCCGCGAACTGATCCGCGAACGCCGCGAGTCGCCCGCCGACGACGCGGTCAGCGAGCTCGTCGCCGCCCGCAACGCCGACGGCGAGCCGTTCACCGAGGACGAGCTGGTCTCGGTGATCGGGCTGCTCATCGCGGGCGGCGTCGACACCACGACCTCGCTGACCGGGTCGACGCTCGTCCACCTCAGCCGCAACCCCGACCAGCGGCAGCGGCTCATCGAGTCGCCCGACCTGCTGGAGCGGGCCACCGAGGAGTTCCTGCGGGCGTTCGCGCCGTCCCAGTCGATGGCCCGCACGGTGCGCGCCGACACCGAGGTCGGCGGCTGCCCGGTCAGGGCGGGCGAGCGCGTCCTCATCCCCTGGGTGGCCGCCAACCACGACCCCGCGGTGTTCCCCGACCCCGAGGAGATCCGCCTCGACCGCGACGCGTCCCGGCACCTCAGCTTCGGGATCGGGTCGCACCGCTGCGCGGGCGCGCACCTCGCCCGGGCGATGTTCCGCGAGATGATGACGCAGGTGCTGACCCGGCTGCCGGACTTCCGCGTCCTGGAGGACGGCCTGGTCGCGTACCCGACCAGCGGCAACCAGCGGGGCTGGGACGCGATCCCCGCCGTCTTCACCCCCGGCCCGCGCTCCACCGGGACGACGGTGTCCGCCCCGCCCCTCGGCGTCGCCTACGACCTCACCGTCACCCGGGCCGAGACGGTCGCCGACGACGTGCTCGCCCTGACGATGGCGCGGACCGATGGCGAGGACGTCCCCGCCTGGGAGCCCGGCGCCCACCTCGAGCTGCGGCTTCCGTCCGGACGCCTCCGCCAGTACTCGCTGTGCGGGGACCCGGACGACCGGGCGCACTACCGCATCGCGGTGCTGCGCGAGACGGACGGCAGGGGCGGCTCCGAAGAGGTGCACGCGCTCGCCCGCGACGGCGTCACGTTCAGCGTGCGGGGCCCGCGCAACCACTTCCCGCTGGTGGACGCCCCGTCCTACCTGTTCCTCGCGGGCGGCATCGGCGTCACGCCCATCCTCGCGATGGTGCGCGCGGCGGCCCGCCGCGGGGTGGACTTCCGCGTCGTGTACGGCGGGCGCACCCGCGCCTCGATGGCGTTCCGGGACGAGCTCGCCGCCCTCGCCGGGGACCGGCTCCGGCTGATGCCGCAGGACGAGGCCGGCATCCCCGACCTGAAGGACGTCCTGGCGAAGGAGGCCGGTCCGGACACCGCGATCTACTGCTGCGGCCCCACCGGGATGATCGCGGCGGCGGAGCGCGCCTGCGACGAGCTGGGGATCCGGTCCCGCCTGCACGTCGAGCGCTTCACCGGCGACGACTCGCTGGAGGCGGCGTTCGACCCGGCGCTGAACACCGAGTTCGAGGTCCATCTCGCGCGGACGGGGGCCACGCTGCGGGTTCCCGCCGACCGCCGCCTCATCGAGGTCGTCAGGGAGGCCGTGCCCGGCCTGTCGTACGACTGCGAGAAGGGCTACTGCGGGGCGTGCGAGACGCGCGTGCTCGCGGGCGAGCCCGAGCACCGCGACTCCCTGCTCACCGAGGAGGAACGGGCCGAGGGCAGGACCATGATGATCTGCGTGGGGCGCTGCGCCTCGTCCCGCCTGGTCCTCGACCTCTGA
- a CDS encoding response regulator, with protein sequence MIRVLIADDHPVVRQGLRTFLGIQDDIEVVGEAEDGVSAVKLAESLRPDIVLLDLKMPGADGLAALTELKARGVASRVLVLTSVTERGHVLPAVQAGAAGYLYKDVDPQALVQAIRAVNDGHVLFAPDAAEAMLADGAADRDDRGMAALTEREREVLVHIARGRSNREIARALVVSEKTVKTHVSNLLMKLGVQDRTQAALYAVRHGVGGPGETGEAAARG encoded by the coding sequence GTGATCAGGGTCCTCATCGCCGACGACCATCCGGTGGTGCGGCAGGGGCTCCGCACGTTCCTCGGCATCCAGGACGACATCGAGGTCGTCGGCGAGGCCGAGGACGGCGTGTCGGCCGTGAAACTGGCCGAATCGCTCCGGCCCGATATCGTGCTCCTGGACCTCAAGATGCCGGGCGCCGACGGCTTGGCCGCGCTGACGGAGCTGAAGGCTCGGGGGGTGGCTTCACGGGTCCTGGTCCTCACCAGCGTCACCGAGCGCGGGCACGTGCTGCCGGCGGTGCAGGCGGGCGCGGCCGGGTACCTGTACAAGGACGTCGACCCGCAGGCGCTCGTGCAGGCGATCCGGGCGGTCAACGACGGGCACGTGCTGTTCGCGCCCGACGCGGCCGAGGCGATGCTGGCGGACGGCGCGGCGGACCGAGACGACCGCGGCATGGCCGCGCTGACCGAACGGGAACGGGAGGTGCTCGTGCACATCGCGCGGGGGAGGTCCAACCGGGAGATCGCCCGCGCGCTCGTGGTCTCCGAGAAGACGGTCAAGACGCACGTCAGTAATCTGCTCATGAAACTGGGAGTCCAGGATCGGACGCAGGCGGCGCTGTACGCCGTCCGGCACGGCGTCGGCGGCCCCGGCGAAACCGGGGAAGCCGCGGCCCGCGGCTGA
- a CDS encoding ABC transporter ATP-binding protein, whose amino-acid sequence MAGEVLQLRGVGVRRGGTYLLRDVTWTVNEGERWVVVGPNGAGKTTLLQIAAALMHPTVGKAEILEEELGRTDVFELRPRIGLASSSIADKVPAGEQVIDLVLTASYAILGRWREEYDSTDVSRAVALLEALGCGDLLRRTFGTLSEGERKRVQIARALMPDPELLLLDEPAAGLDLGAREQLVARLSALADDPAAPTMAMVTHHVEEVPEGFTHALLLRGGGVVAQGKVDEVFTAAHLSETFGLPLSVERQEGRWYARAVR is encoded by the coding sequence ATGGCCGGCGAGGTACTTCAGCTCCGCGGAGTCGGGGTCAGGCGCGGCGGGACGTACCTGCTGCGCGATGTCACGTGGACGGTGAACGAGGGCGAGCGGTGGGTCGTCGTCGGCCCGAACGGCGCCGGGAAGACGACGCTGCTCCAGATAGCCGCCGCGCTGATGCACCCCACCGTGGGCAAGGCGGAGATCCTGGAGGAGGAGCTGGGCCGCACGGACGTGTTCGAGCTGCGTCCCCGCATCGGCCTGGCCAGCTCGTCGATCGCCGACAAGGTCCCGGCCGGGGAGCAGGTCATCGACCTGGTGCTGACCGCGTCGTACGCGATCCTGGGCCGCTGGCGGGAGGAGTACGACTCGACGGACGTGAGCCGCGCGGTCGCGCTGCTGGAGGCGCTCGGCTGCGGCGACCTGCTCCGGCGGACGTTCGGCACGCTGTCGGAGGGCGAGCGCAAGCGCGTCCAGATCGCCCGGGCGCTCATGCCCGACCCGGAGCTGCTGCTGCTGGACGAGCCCGCCGCGGGTCTCGACCTCGGTGCGCGGGAGCAGCTCGTGGCCCGGCTGTCCGCACTCGCCGACGACCCGGCGGCGCCGACGATGGCGATGGTCACGCACCACGTGGAGGAGGTCCCGGAGGGCTTCACCCATGCGCTGCTGCTGCGCGGCGGCGGGGTCGTCGCGCAGGGGAAGGTGGACGAGGTGTTCACCGCCGCGCACCTGTCGGAGACGTTCGGGCTCCCGCTCAGCGTGGAGCGCCAGGAGGGCCGCTGGTACGCCCGCGCCGTCCGCTGA
- a CDS encoding aldehyde dehydrogenase family protein — protein sequence MSALDIPAARQLIDGAWVPALDQRELPVLDPANGKAIRPVARGGQADVDAAVAAARRAFPAWAATSPTERGALLGRWAELIMERVEDLARFEARDVGKPLSGGRMNAFIAQGIVAYFAGAADKLTGVTLPTRSPGYLGLTIPEPYGVCAVALPWNVPTLLTAANVAPALAAGNTVVLKPSEVAPLGPLALAELAREAGLPPGVFNVVTGLGAEAGVALTSHRDIDHISFVGSTATGRAIMRAAAENLVPVKLELGGKSPNVVFADADLDAAIPAIVGSITENAGQNCYAGSRLLVEESIRDEVTERVAEGMRAVRLGTWDQDLDMGPLASPEQRERVLGYLESASADGARLVTGGAEAEVPDEGWFVAPTVFDRVDPGMRIVREEVFGPVLTVQGFSGTDRAIEMMNDTDFGLLACIWTDDVSRALRVAKEVRSGQVAVNQFHDAGVIGFPFNMQKDSGFSSGGGYAALREYTQEKAVAVRLLDR from the coding sequence ATGTCCGCACTTGATATCCCGGCCGCCCGGCAGCTCATCGATGGCGCCTGGGTTCCCGCCCTCGACCAGCGAGAACTCCCCGTCCTGGACCCGGCGAACGGCAAGGCTATCCGCCCGGTCGCGCGCGGCGGCCAGGCCGACGTGGACGCCGCCGTGGCCGCGGCGCGGCGGGCCTTCCCGGCCTGGGCCGCGACCTCGCCCACCGAGCGCGGCGCCCTGCTGGGCCGCTGGGCAGAGCTGATCATGGAGCGCGTCGAGGACCTCGCCCGGTTCGAGGCGCGGGACGTCGGCAAGCCGCTGTCCGGCGGGCGGATGAACGCCTTCATCGCGCAGGGGATCGTCGCGTACTTCGCCGGCGCCGCCGACAAGCTCACCGGCGTCACGCTGCCCACCCGCTCGCCCGGCTACCTGGGTCTCACGATCCCCGAGCCGTACGGGGTGTGCGCGGTCGCGCTGCCGTGGAACGTTCCGACCCTGCTGACCGCCGCCAACGTCGCGCCCGCGCTCGCGGCCGGCAACACGGTCGTGCTCAAGCCGTCCGAGGTCGCCCCCCTCGGACCCCTGGCGCTGGCGGAGCTCGCCCGCGAGGCGGGGCTGCCGCCCGGCGTGTTCAACGTCGTCACCGGGCTCGGCGCGGAGGCGGGCGTGGCGCTCACGTCCCACCGGGACATCGACCACATCAGCTTCGTCGGGTCCACCGCCACCGGCCGGGCGATCATGCGGGCCGCGGCCGAGAACCTCGTGCCGGTCAAGCTGGAGCTGGGCGGCAAGTCGCCCAACGTGGTGTTCGCCGACGCCGACCTCGACGCGGCGATCCCCGCGATCGTCGGCTCCATCACCGAGAACGCCGGCCAGAACTGCTACGCGGGCTCGCGCCTGCTGGTGGAGGAGTCGATCCGGGACGAGGTGACCGAGCGCGTCGCCGAGGGCATGCGCGCCGTCCGCCTCGGCACGTGGGACCAGGACCTCGACATGGGACCGCTCGCCAGTCCCGAGCAGCGCGAGCGCGTGCTCGGGTACCTGGAGAGCGCGTCCGCCGACGGCGCCCGCCTCGTCACCGGCGGGGCGGAGGCGGAGGTGCCGGACGAGGGCTGGTTCGTGGCGCCGACGGTCTTCGACCGGGTGGACCCGGGCATGCGGATCGTCCGCGAGGAGGTCTTCGGGCCGGTGCTCACCGTCCAGGGCTTCTCGGGCACCGACCGGGCGATCGAGATGATGAACGACACCGACTTCGGCCTGCTCGCCTGCATCTGGACCGACGACGTGTCGCGGGCGCTGCGCGTGGCCAAGGAGGTGCGGTCCGGGCAGGTCGCCGTGAACCAGTTCCACGACGCGGGCGTCATCGGCTTCCCGTTCAACATGCAGAAGGACAGCGGGTTCAGCTCGGGCGGCGGCTACGCGGCGCTGCGCGAGTACACGCAGGAGAAGGCGGTGGCCGTTCGGCTGCTCGACCGCTGA
- a CDS encoding PP2C family protein-serine/threonine phosphatase, whose product MNVAIRYAAGSDIGCNRDNNEDSGYAGARLIAVADGMGGYAGGEVASSTVIGSLRSLDTDVRKDDLVEMLGRAVAEANEKLRIVREERPDLSRMGTTLTAMLWSGDSVALAHVGDSRGYMLRDGELYQMTQDHTMDELLKAEAEQAGQQADPSETSRLSHVLYRVLDGRDDREPDLRLRDAQLGDRYLLCSDGLSGPVDAQEIYEVLSAEADPQRAVDRLIELAREHGGPDNITAVIADVVEAEHITGPTTPLIVGAAANV is encoded by the coding sequence ATGAACGTAGCAATCAGATACGCAGCAGGCAGCGACATCGGCTGCAACCGAGACAACAACGAGGACTCGGGCTACGCCGGTGCGCGGTTGATCGCGGTCGCGGACGGGATGGGCGGCTACGCCGGCGGCGAGGTCGCGAGCTCCACCGTGATCGGCTCACTGCGCTCACTGGACACCGATGTGCGCAAAGACGATCTTGTCGAGATGCTGGGCCGCGCGGTCGCCGAGGCGAACGAGAAGCTCCGGATCGTCCGGGAGGAACGTCCCGACCTGAGCCGGATGGGCACCACGCTCACCGCCATGCTCTGGTCCGGCGACTCGGTGGCCCTCGCGCACGTCGGCGACTCGCGCGGCTACATGCTCCGCGACGGCGAGCTGTACCAGATGACCCAGGACCACACCATGGACGAGCTGCTCAAGGCGGAGGCGGAGCAGGCCGGCCAGCAGGCCGACCCGAGCGAGACCTCGCGGCTGTCGCACGTCCTGTACCGGGTGCTGGACGGCCGCGACGACCGCGAGCCCGACCTGCGCCTGCGCGACGCCCAGCTCGGCGACCGCTACCTGCTGTGCTCCGACGGGCTGAGCGGCCCGGTCGACGCCCAGGAGATCTACGAGGTGCTGTCCGCCGAGGCCGACCCGCAGCGCGCCGTGGACCGCCTGATCGAACTGGCCCGCGAGCACGGCGGCCCCGACAACATCACCGCCGTGATCGCCGACGTGGTCGAGGCCGAGCACATCACCGGCCCCACCACCCCCCTGATCGTGGGCGCCGCCGCCAACGTCTGA
- a CDS encoding NAD(P)-dependent alcohol dehydrogenase, which produces MRVTAAVLERPGEPLVLRDVDLGPPRPDEVLVRLSAVGICATDLEFAAFFEAPAVLGHEGAGVVEKVGDHVTSVAPGDHVALSFASCGRCRPCLTGTPGYCLRFDALNFSGRRPDGSSAVSMDGAEINAHFLGQSAFADHVVVPARAVVPVGKDVDLLLAGPFGCGFQTGAGGVLNVLRPAPGSSIAIFGAGSVGMASVIAAALSGCTTVAAVDLNAGRLATARSLGATHGVTGGETAAEELRAIAPDGFDYVLETTGRADVLRTAVESLAPLGHCGVIGVGPSEEMSLGWRSVLNGRTITGIIGGGAAPQVFVPELLRLHAAGRFPVQEIVRHFPFERIGDAIEATRSGAVAKAVLTF; this is translated from the coding sequence ATGCGGGTGACCGCCGCCGTACTGGAGCGTCCGGGAGAACCCCTGGTCCTGCGGGACGTCGACCTCGGCCCGCCGCGGCCCGACGAGGTGCTGGTCCGGCTGAGCGCCGTCGGCATCTGCGCCACCGACCTCGAGTTCGCCGCCTTCTTCGAGGCGCCCGCCGTCCTCGGCCACGAGGGCGCCGGAGTCGTCGAGAAGGTCGGCGATCACGTCACCTCCGTCGCGCCCGGCGACCACGTCGCGCTGTCGTTCGCCTCCTGCGGCCGGTGCCGCCCCTGCCTGACCGGCACGCCCGGCTACTGCCTGCGGTTCGACGCGCTCAACTTCAGCGGGCGGCGCCCCGACGGCTCGTCGGCCGTCTCCATGGACGGCGCCGAGATCAACGCGCACTTCCTCGGGCAGTCGGCGTTCGCCGACCACGTGGTCGTGCCCGCCCGCGCCGTCGTTCCCGTCGGCAAGGACGTCGACCTCCTGCTCGCCGGGCCGTTCGGCTGCGGCTTCCAGACCGGCGCCGGCGGCGTCCTCAACGTGCTGCGACCCGCCCCCGGCTCGTCCATCGCGATCTTCGGCGCCGGGTCGGTCGGCATGGCGTCCGTCATCGCCGCCGCGCTCAGCGGATGCACGACCGTCGCGGCCGTCGACCTCAACGCCGGCCGGCTGGCCACCGCCCGCTCCCTCGGCGCCACGCACGGCGTGACCGGCGGCGAGACCGCCGCCGAGGAACTGCGCGCCATCGCCCCGGACGGGTTCGACTACGTCCTGGAGACCACCGGCCGCGCCGACGTCCTGCGCACCGCCGTGGAGTCCCTCGCCCCGCTCGGCCACTGCGGCGTGATCGGCGTCGGGCCGAGCGAGGAGATGAGCCTCGGCTGGCGCAGCGTCCTGAACGGCCGCACGATCACCGGCATCATCGGCGGCGGCGCGGCCCCGCAGGTCTTCGTGCCCGAGCTGCTGCGGCTCCACGCCGCGGGACGCTTCCCCGTGCAGGAGATCGTCCGGCACTTCCCGTTCGAGCGGATCGGCGACGCCATCGAGGCCACCAGGAGCGGCGCGGTCGCCAAGGCCGTGCTGACCTTCTGA
- a CDS encoding DUF2752 domain-containing protein — MGVVLRVAAMAVAAIGASWIHRVSDPGVLCPLRAVTGIPCPLCGGTTVFIELGSGRPAQAALANPVALAGAIAIAVAPLGPGRRWWALQPKTRAWMLGTALVGSELWQLVRFGVLRV; from the coding sequence ATGGGGGTCGTGCTGCGTGTTGCGGCGATGGCCGTCGCGGCCATCGGCGCGTCATGGATTCACCGTGTCAGCGACCCCGGCGTGCTCTGTCCCCTGCGGGCGGTCACCGGGATCCCGTGTCCCCTCTGCGGGGGAACGACCGTGTTCATCGAGCTCGGCTCGGGCCGTCCGGCCCAGGCCGCGCTGGCGAACCCGGTGGCCCTCGCGGGCGCGATCGCGATCGCGGTGGCGCCGCTGGGGCCGGGACGACGGTGGTGGGCACTCCAGCCGAAGACCCGTGCCTGGATGCTCGGCACCGCCCTCGTGGGGTCGGAGCTGTGGCAGCTCGTCAGGTTCGGCGTTCTGCGCGTTTGA